From the genome of Tsukamurella pulmonis:
GAAGAACGCCGGGTCGAACTCGTCCACGGGATCGGTGAGGAAGCCGCCGCGGCGGACCCGGCTCTTGCCCGGCGTGCGCTCGGGCTCGTAGTAGCGCTCCGTGCTCCAACGGTCCGCCGGGATGTCGACGATGGCGTCGCGACCCGCGTCGAGCAGGTCCCAGAAGTCCGCGGCGGAGCGCACCCCGCCCGGCAGCCGGCATCCGATACCCACGACGGCGATCGGCTCGCGCTCGGCTCGCTCGCTGCCCGTCGTAGTGTGCGTAGCCCCAACCTTCACGGCGATCTCCCCCATCCGAAACACGGTCCAACGGTCGCTCCCCAGTGACCGTTCTCTCACGGTGTGGTTCGGTTCTCGGGGCTCGCTCGTTACGCGTCAGTCGGTTAGGGGACTCCCGGGCAGGTCCCGGGGGGACCCGTCCGCGGCCGAGTCCCTCGCCGTTCGTTCGACTCGTGATCGCAACAGTAGATCGACTCGCCCCGCCGCGGAGCCGGACCGGCCGACTTGCCGCGAAGCGCCCGCTCACCACGTGCCCGCGCCGACGGGCGGGCCGGCCGCCCTGCGGTGGGGACACGGTCAGTACCCGGCCGCGCGCGCCGGTCGGTAGGCTGGAGTCGTTTGCCCCCGGCACACCGGTGGGTCGTTTTCGCGCGAGAGCAGGCAGGGACTGTGGCTGAATTCATCTACACCATGAAGAAGGTGCGTAAGGCGCACGGCGACAAGGTCATTCTCGACGACGTGACGATGTCGTTCTACCCCGGTGCCAAGATCGGCGTCGTCGGTCCGAACGGTGCCGGTAAGTCGTCGATCCTCAAGATCATGGCGGGCCTGGACCAGCCGTCCAACGGCGAGGCGTTCCTGGACCCGGAGGCCACCGTCGGCATCCTCATGCAGGAGCCGCAGCTCGACGAGACCAAGACGGTCCGCGAGAACGTCGAGGACGGCCTGGGCCAGACCATGGTCAACCTGCGTCGGTACAACGAGGTCGCCGAGCTCATGGCCACCGACTACACCGACGAGCTCATGGAGGAGATGGGCAAGCTGCAGGAGCAGCTCGATGCCGTCGACGCCTGGGAGGTCGATTCGCAGATCGATCAGGCCATGGACGCGCTGCGCTGCCCGCCGGGCGATGCCCAGGTGACCAACCTCTCGGGCGGTGAGAAGCGCCGCGTCGCGCTGTGCAAGCTGCTGCTGAGCAAGCCCGACCTGCTGCTGCTCGACGAGCCCACCAACCACCTCGACGCAGAGTCGGTGCTGTGGCTCGAGCAGCACCTCGCGAACTACCCGGGCGCCGTGCTGGCCGTGACCCACGACCGGTACTTCCTCGATCACGTCGCGCAGTGGATCTGCGAGGTCGAGCGCGGCAAGCTGCACGGTTACGAGGGCAACTACTCCACCTACCTGGAGAAGAAGGCCGAGCGCCTGGAGGTGCAGGGCAAGAAGGACCAGAAGCTGCAGAAGCGCCTCAAGGAGGAGCTCGCGTGGGTCCGGTCCGGCGCGAAGGCCCGGCAGACCAAGAACAAGGCCCGCCTCGAGCGGTACGACGAGATGGTGACCGAAGCCGAGAAGCACCGCAAGCTCGACTTCGAGGAGATCCAGATCCCCACGCCGCCCCGTCTGGGCAACGTGGTGGTCGATGTCTCCAACCTGGACAAGGGCTTCGACGGCCGCGTGCTGATCAAGGACCTGAGCTTCACGCTGCCGCGCAACGGCATCGTCGGCGTGATCGGCCCGAACGGCGTCGGCAAGACCACGCTGTTCAAGACCATCGTCGGTCTGGAGGACCCCGATTCGGGCGACGTGAAGGTGGGCGAGACGGTCAAGCTCAGCTACGTCGACCAGAACCGCGCGAACATCGACCCGAAGAAGACCGTCTTCGAGGTGGTCTCGGACGGTCTCGACTACATCACCGTCGGCCAGAACGAGATGCCCTCGCGCGCCTACGTCAGCGCGTTCGGGTTCAAGGGCCCGGACCAGCAGAAGCCCTCGGAGGTGCTCTCCGGTGGTGAGCGCAACCGGCTGAACCTGGCGCTGACTCTCAAGGAGGGCGGCAACCTGATCCTCCTCGACGAGCCGACCAACGACCTCGACGTGGAGACGCTCTCCAGCCTGGAGAACGCGCTGCAGGAGTTCCCCGGTTGCGCCGTCGTGATCTCCCACGATCGCTGGTTCCTGGACCGGACCTGCACGCACATCCTGGCGTGGGAGGGCAACGTCTCCGAGGGCCAGTGGTTCTGGTTCGAGGGCAACTTCGAGGCGTACGAGGCGAACAAGATCGAGCGCCTGGGCGCCGAGGCCGCGCGCCCGCACGCGGTCACGCACCGCAAGCTCACGCGCGACTGACCCGCATCCTGCACCGACGACGCCCCCGGCACCGTGCCGGGGGCGTCGTCGTTCGTTACTGGCCCGTAGCCCCCACCCCGCCCGTAATGTGGTGGCCGGAGCTCACTGGCTCCGTCACACCTTGGCAACGGCGCCGCGTGCTGACCCCGCATTTGGCGTGCCCGCTGCCACGACCCCGCAGGAGGAGCACGCCCGTGGCCCAGTCCGGACAAGATCCGTCCGTCTTCACCACTGCCGCGTCCGTCGTGGCCGCGCAGCCGCCCGGAAGGTCACCGTCGGACTTCCTCGCCTGGCTGGCGGAGGACAACGCCCGCGTGCTCGGTACCCGGGTCGACGGTGCCGGCACCGGCGTGCTCGCCGAACCGGATGCGAAGCTGCAGGCCGTGATCGACGCCATCCCCGCGCCGGAACCGGGGAACATCGCGATCGTCGAGCTCGCACAGCCCGTGGGCGACGCGGCGGGTTCGCCGAGCCTGCTCGCCGTGGCCCCGTCGGACGGCGGGCCGGTGCAGCTCTACGCCATGGCGCTCACCGTCCTCGGACTGCACCACAACGTCTTCGGCATCCCGATGGTCGGCGCGAAGATCGAGCGCGTACTCGCCCGCATCGGCGTCGACCGCGCCGACCCGGCCGATCAACGGCTGCTCGAGTACATCCAGACCTTCCCGCGACTGCGCCTCGTGGTCGCGGATGAGGACGAGTTGGCCCGCGTGTTCGGCGGGCTGCGCACGCTCAGCGACGGAGACCTCGCGCTGTTCCTGCGCACCGACCGCCTCGCCCACTTCGCGACGGCCCTGGTCTACCTGCCGCGCGACCGCTACACCTCCCGCGCCCGGGGCGTCCTCATCGACGTCCTCGAGTCGGAGACCGGGATGCGGGTGGACCGGTTCACGGCCCGCGTCACCGAGTCGGCCATCGCACGGATCCAGTTCGTCCTGCTGCCGCGCGGCGAGGAGACCGTGCCTGTCTTCCACGCCGAGGACGAGGCGCGCATCCGCGCCCGGCTCGGCGACGTCAGCCGCACGTGGGACGAGGACGTGCTCTCGGCGGCGGCGACCGCGGGAGCGGACCAGGGCCTCGTCGCCTCCTACCTGACGGGGATCTCCCCGAACTACAAGGAGGACCAGAGCCCCGAGACCGCGCTGCTCGACATCCGGCGCATCGCGGCGCTTCCCGCCCAGGGCAGCGACCTGGTGTTCTACGACCCGCCGGCGGGCCGCGGCGCCAACCTCGGCTTCACCATGTACATGACCGGCGGCCAGGTCACCCTGTCCCAGGTACTACCGGTGCTGCAGTCCCTCGGCGTGGACGTCCTCGACGAGCGCCCCTACAGCCTGCGCCGCCCCGACGGCGCGCTCTGCTCGGTCTACGACTTCGGGCTGCGGGTCTCGCCGGTGCTGCGGGCCACCGCCGCGGAGGGCGTCTCCGAGGCGGAACTACCCGGGCACCTCGCCCGGCTGCGCGCGCTGGCCAGCGAGGGTGCCGCAGCCGTCTGGCGCGGCGAGGCCGAGGTGGACCGGTTCAACGAGTTGATCTTCGCCTTCGGGCTGGACTGGCGTCGCGTGGCGCTGTTGCGCGCCATCGGCCAGTACCTGCGGCAGTGCGGTTTCTCCTACAGTCCGGGGCACATGGCCCAGGTGCTCCTCGAGCACCGCGACGCCGTGCTGGCACTGGTGCGGTTGTGGACCGCGAGCTTCGACCCGATCGCCGCGGACGCCGAAGCGGCCGCTGCCGCCGAGGCTGACCTCGAAACGGCGTTCGCCGCGGTCACCAGCCTCGACGCGGACCGGATCCTGCGGGCCTACCTGCACGTGGTGCAGGCCACCGTGCGCACCAACTTCTACGCCGACAAGCCGGTGATCTCCATGAAGCTGGAGCCCGGTCGCATCCCCGAGGCGCCCAAACCGCGGCCGCGCTTCGAGATCTTCGTCTACTCGCCCCGCGTGGAGGGCGTGCACCTGCGGTTCGGGATGGTCGCCCGCGGCGGCCTGCGCTGGTCGGACCGCCGGGAGGATTTCCGCACGGAGATCCTCGGCCTGGTCAAGGCGCAGGCGGTCAAGAACGCCGTCATCGTGCCCGTGGGCGCCAAGGGCGGCTTCGTCGTCAAGCAGCCGCCGGAGGTCACCGGCGACGCCGCCGCCGACCGCGACGCGCAGCGCGCCGAGGGCGTCGCCTGCTACCGCATGTTCATCTCCGGGCTGCTCGACGTGACCGACAACCTCGGACCCGACGGCGACGTGCTGCCGCCCGAGCGTGTGGTGCGGCGCGATGCCGACGACACCTACCTGGTGGTCGCGGCAGACAAGGGCACCGCCTCGTTCTCCGACATCGCCAACGACGTGGCCGCCGGCTACGGGTTCTGGCTCGGGGACGCCTTCGCCTCCGGCGGCTCCGAGGGCTACGACCACAAGGGCATGGGCATCACCGCCCGCGGCGCGTGGGAGTCGGTGAAGATGCACTTCCGCGAGCAGGGCGTCGACACCCAGGCGGAGGACTTCACGACGGTGGGCGTCGGCGACATGAGCGGCGACGTCTTCGGCAACGGCATGCTGCTCTCCGAGCACATCCGCCTGGTGGCCGCGTTCGACCACCGGGACATCTTCCTCGACCCGAATCCCGATGCCGCCGTGGGTTTCGCGGAGCGGCAACGTCTGTTCGCCCTGCCGCGCTCGTCGTGGAAGGACTACGACGCGAGCAAGATCAGCACCGGTGGCGGCGTGTACAGCCGCGACCAGAAGTCGATCCCGATCAGCGCGGAGGTGCGCGCGGCGCTCGGCCTGGCAGACGGCGTCACCGAGCTGACTCCGCCGGAGCTCATGCGGGCGGTGCTGCTGGCCCCCGTCGATCTGCTGTGGAACGGCGGCATCGGTACCTACATCAAGGCCTCCACGGAGACCAACCTCGATGTGGGGGACCGCGCCAACGACGCGATCCGCGTGGACGGGGCGCAGGTGCGCGCGAAGGTGATCGGCGAGGGCGGCAACCTCGGCGTGACGCCGCTGGGCCGTATCGAGTTCGACCGCAGCGGCGGCCGGATCAACACCGACGCCATGGACAACTCGGCCGGCGTCGACTGCTCCGATCACGAGGTCAACATCAAGATCCTGCTCGACCGGCAGATCGCCGCGGGCACGATCCCGGCGGCCGAGCGGCACGACCTGCTGGTCTCCATGACCGACGACGTCTCGCGGCTCGTGCTCGCCGACAACGTCTCCCAGAACACCGCGCTGTCGGTCGAGCGTTCGCTCGCCCCGAAGATGGTGGACGTGCACGCGCGGATCCTCGCCGATCTCTCCCGCAACCGCGGCGTCGACCTGCGCCTCGAGGCGCTACCCACGCGCAAGGAGACCGACAAGCTGCAGGCCGCCGGCCTGGGACTGAGCTCGCCGGAGCTGGCGAACCTCATGGCGCACGTCAAACTCGCCGTCAAGGACGACGTGCTCTCCGGCGACCTGCCGGACAACGACGTGCTGGTGGCGAAGCTGCCCGACTACTTCCCGGACCGCCTGCGCGAGCGCGCGGGCGAGGCCGTCTTCGCGCACCCGCTGCGCCGCGAGATCGTCGCGACGCAGACGGTGAACGAGATGGTCGACAACGCCGGCGTCAGCTTCGTCTACCGCCTCGCCGAGGAGACCGGTGCGGGCGCCTCCGATGCGGTGCGCGCGTTCGTCGCGGTGAGCCGGGTCTTCGACCTGCCCCGCACGTGGGCGGCGCTCAAGCAGGTTCCGGTCTCGGCGCGCGAGACCGCGGCGCTGCTCTCGGAGAGCCGGCGGGTTCTCGACCGCGGTGCCCGGTGGATGCTGACCAACCGGCCGCAGCCGATCGCCATCGGCGCCGAGGTCAACCGCTACGCAGACCGGATCGCCGCGATGACCGCCGCCATGGGCGAGTGGGATATCCGCTACGACGCGCAGGCCACGGCGTCGGCCGCCGATGCGATCGCCGCCGGGGTGCCGGAGGAGCTCGCGTACTCGGTCAGCCGTGCGCTCTACCGCTTCAGCCTGTTGGACGTGGTGGACATCGCCGACATCACCGAACGGGAGGACGACGAGGTCGGCCGACTCTACTTCGCGATCATGCAGCACCTGCGGGTCGACGAGATGCTGGGCGCGGTCGCGGGCCTGCCCCGTGGCGACCGGTGGAGTGAGATGGCGCGCCTGGCGCTGCGCGACGACCTGTACGGCGCGCTGCGCGGACTCACCGTCGAGGTCCTCAACTTCACCGATCCGTCCGAGCCCGCCACGCAGAAGATCGGCGATTGGGCCTCGCACAACGCGCGACGGCTGGAGCGGGTCGGCGCGCTGCTCGGGGAGATCCTCGACCCGGTGGACGGCACCTCGCCGATCGCGAACGACGAGTCGCGCCTGTCGGTGGCGACGCGCGCACTGCGTTCGCTGCTACGGCACGTGGGGTAGCCGTCGGGCGTTCGGCTAGCGTGTCAGGCGTGACCGATTACAGCTTCACCGCGGCGGGCGTCACCGGGGTGCGCTCCGTCTCCGACGACGGCGCCGCGAGCCTGACGGTGCCGGTGGACGTGCGCTGGTCCGACATGGACGTCTACCAGCACATCAACAACGCCCGCATGGTGACGCTGCTGGAGGAGGCGCGGATTCCGCTGCTCTTCGCCCCCGACTCGCCGACCCGCGATCTGCTCGACGGGTTGCTGCTGGCGAAGCTGGAGGTCGAGTACCGCGGCCAGCTGCGGCACCAGGACTCGCCGCTGCGGATCACGCTGTGGACGTCCGCGGTGCGGGCGGCCGACTTCGTGGTGCACCACGAGGTCCGGCCCGCCGGCGCCGCGCTCGATACGGCG
Proteins encoded in this window:
- the ettA gene encoding energy-dependent translational throttle protein EttA; this translates as MAEFIYTMKKVRKAHGDKVILDDVTMSFYPGAKIGVVGPNGAGKSSILKIMAGLDQPSNGEAFLDPEATVGILMQEPQLDETKTVRENVEDGLGQTMVNLRRYNEVAELMATDYTDELMEEMGKLQEQLDAVDAWEVDSQIDQAMDALRCPPGDAQVTNLSGGEKRRVALCKLLLSKPDLLLLDEPTNHLDAESVLWLEQHLANYPGAVLAVTHDRYFLDHVAQWICEVERGKLHGYEGNYSTYLEKKAERLEVQGKKDQKLQKRLKEELAWVRSGAKARQTKNKARLERYDEMVTEAEKHRKLDFEEIQIPTPPRLGNVVVDVSNLDKGFDGRVLIKDLSFTLPRNGIVGVIGPNGVGKTTLFKTIVGLEDPDSGDVKVGETVKLSYVDQNRANIDPKKTVFEVVSDGLDYITVGQNEMPSRAYVSAFGFKGPDQQKPSEVLSGGERNRLNLALTLKEGGNLILLDEPTNDLDVETLSSLENALQEFPGCAVVISHDRWFLDRTCTHILAWEGNVSEGQWFWFEGNFEAYEANKIERLGAEAARPHAVTHRKLTRD
- a CDS encoding NAD-glutamate dehydrogenase, whose product is MAQSGQDPSVFTTAASVVAAQPPGRSPSDFLAWLAEDNARVLGTRVDGAGTGVLAEPDAKLQAVIDAIPAPEPGNIAIVELAQPVGDAAGSPSLLAVAPSDGGPVQLYAMALTVLGLHHNVFGIPMVGAKIERVLARIGVDRADPADQRLLEYIQTFPRLRLVVADEDELARVFGGLRTLSDGDLALFLRTDRLAHFATALVYLPRDRYTSRARGVLIDVLESETGMRVDRFTARVTESAIARIQFVLLPRGEETVPVFHAEDEARIRARLGDVSRTWDEDVLSAAATAGADQGLVASYLTGISPNYKEDQSPETALLDIRRIAALPAQGSDLVFYDPPAGRGANLGFTMYMTGGQVTLSQVLPVLQSLGVDVLDERPYSLRRPDGALCSVYDFGLRVSPVLRATAAEGVSEAELPGHLARLRALASEGAAAVWRGEAEVDRFNELIFAFGLDWRRVALLRAIGQYLRQCGFSYSPGHMAQVLLEHRDAVLALVRLWTASFDPIAADAEAAAAAEADLETAFAAVTSLDADRILRAYLHVVQATVRTNFYADKPVISMKLEPGRIPEAPKPRPRFEIFVYSPRVEGVHLRFGMVARGGLRWSDRREDFRTEILGLVKAQAVKNAVIVPVGAKGGFVVKQPPEVTGDAAADRDAQRAEGVACYRMFISGLLDVTDNLGPDGDVLPPERVVRRDADDTYLVVAADKGTASFSDIANDVAAGYGFWLGDAFASGGSEGYDHKGMGITARGAWESVKMHFREQGVDTQAEDFTTVGVGDMSGDVFGNGMLLSEHIRLVAAFDHRDIFLDPNPDAAVGFAERQRLFALPRSSWKDYDASKISTGGGVYSRDQKSIPISAEVRAALGLADGVTELTPPELMRAVLLAPVDLLWNGGIGTYIKASTETNLDVGDRANDAIRVDGAQVRAKVIGEGGNLGVTPLGRIEFDRSGGRINTDAMDNSAGVDCSDHEVNIKILLDRQIAAGTIPAAERHDLLVSMTDDVSRLVLADNVSQNTALSVERSLAPKMVDVHARILADLSRNRGVDLRLEALPTRKETDKLQAAGLGLSSPELANLMAHVKLAVKDDVLSGDLPDNDVLVAKLPDYFPDRLRERAGEAVFAHPLRREIVATQTVNEMVDNAGVSFVYRLAEETGAGASDAVRAFVAVSRVFDLPRTWAALKQVPVSARETAALLSESRRVLDRGARWMLTNRPQPIAIGAEVNRYADRIAAMTAAMGEWDIRYDAQATASAADAIAAGVPEELAYSVSRALYRFSLLDVVDIADITEREDDEVGRLYFAIMQHLRVDEMLGAVAGLPRGDRWSEMARLALRDDLYGALRGLTVEVLNFTDPSEPATQKIGDWASHNARRLERVGALLGEILDPVDGTSPIANDESRLSVATRALRSLLRHVG
- a CDS encoding acyl-CoA thioesterase codes for the protein MRSVSDDGAASLTVPVDVRWSDMDVYQHINNARMVTLLEEARIPLLFAPDSPTRDLLDGLLLAKLEVEYRGQLRHQDSPLRITLWTSAVRAADFVVHHEVRPAGAALDTAPAVLAQVRLAAFDVAEQRVRRLSGEQRDYLKSFSR